Genomic segment of Hydra vulgaris chromosome 11, alternate assembly HydraT2T_AEP:
tacgtttacaatgcatttttggaccttgtctagaagagaaagagaatCGTTAAAAGAATCAGCTCAATATGACAATAATATTCCATACAGAGACAAAttagagatttgtagaggtagagaatggaatcaggagagagaaaatggcGAGTAccaaaaagagaagcaacctttaGCGAATGCTAATTTAACAATCGATTGTTTATATGGCTgtcatgaaaggtcagtagtaaagcGTAATCCAAGATAAGACTTTCTGTCAaaacaggagtataaagttgagtcatcagctaaagagctactttagatgtaaggttgtttggaaaattattaatgaagataagaaacaaaacaggagtGTTGACCTTCGaggataactttaataaagcgATTAGAAAGAAACGATTTGAAAAGCTCAAAAGTTTTCTAtatacaccatatgaagcaagcttatggaaaagaccagcatgccaaactttgttaaaaGCTTTAGGTATGCCAGAAgctttgtcaaaagctttatatatatatatatgtatatgtatatatatatatatatatatatatatatatatatatatatatatatatatatatatatatatatatatatatatatatatatatatatatatatatatatgtatatatatatacatatatatatatgtatgtatatatatatataaagatatatatatatatatacatatatatatatatatatgtatacatatatatatatatatatatatatatatatatatatatgtatatatatatataaagatatatatatatatacatatatatatatatatatatatgtatacatatatatacatatatatacatatatatatatatatatatgtatacatatatatatatatatatatatatatatatatatatatatatatatatatatatatatatatatatatatgtatatatatatataaagatatatatatatacatatatatatatacatatatatatatatatatatatatatatatatatatatatatatatatatatatatatatatatatatatatatacacatatatatatatatatatatatatatatatatatatatatatatatatatatatatatatacacatatatatatatatatatatatatatatatatatgtatatatatatacatacatatatatatatatatatatatatatatatatatatatatatatatatatatatatatatatatatatatatatatatatatatatatatatatatatatatatatatatatatatatatatatatatatatgtacacggGAAAAAAACAGCATAGTCacattataaagttttaagaaagtatatattatatcatttataaaagtttttatataaagcatggaagtaaattagaaaaagttatttcttgattaatttatctgaagtttacatttttaataaaatatttgtaacttttattgaaaaaatttttttcctaactTTATACAATGACTCATAAATACTTTCTCAAAACTTCTAAAATGTAACTATGCCGTTTTTTCCCGTGTACtcttgatatatatgtatatatataatcaacaaaaagtCGTAATAATAGGTTCATTATGCGGCCTCAACAATGCACATTAAAAACACTAACAGGACACCTTATTTAGGCAACAGAAAGAAGGTTATTCTCAATTTATAATCAAATATAGTTGACTAGtctgtatttgaaaaaaaaaaatttttagaaagcaGTCGACAAGTTTTTTTCAGCAGTTTTTAAGGATTCAGCTCTCTCATTTTATTACAAGAATCTCTGAACCCCATGTATGGTTTaaaagctaatttaaaagttaaacgaAAAAGATGAGTTTGTAACTTACTCATAAGCGTTCCAAAACAACTTTTCAGTGACGTAATCTTTACAGTTTGAGTTTTCAAAAGACAAGTAAAACTTGTactctctttttaattttttgaagcaatcaaCGTCACTCCTTTGGCATTTTAATGTGCCACAAAATCCGTAAACATCTAccttaatgtatttattaagtttttttgctaaaatggAGCGGCCGTTACCATCAGCACAATTAGATACAAACCAAGCAAcagattttgttttatttaaagcgtAATTTCGTAATGGATTTTTAGGAAATTTGCTAACATTTAGATATGGAGTGAAACGTTCGTAGGGTGTACTAATGACGCTATCACGACGGTAAGTAGCCGtccaattaattaaattattagcCACTTGAGTTGCACTATTTAACGGAGATTCGAGCTGATATAATATCCAAACCtgattgtttttatgttttgttatagTGCGCAAAGAATGTgaactttcaaataaaacaacatcAGCTGTTGAAAGTTCacttatatttgttttaattatacaTCTGTTGACGTTGCACTTTTTTAGTTTAGCATTACTAATTACACTATCCTGATCGTAGGCAAGTAtgatttgtgttttatttgtcTTCAGTTTAAGTAATAGTTGACCAATCACTCTATCTCGGTGCTCAATCGGATTCggaaacaaactttttaaaagattgaaatCGGAAGTGGTATCTAATGGATTTTCAAACAATCTATTTGATATTCGCTCTtgtgcaaaataattttgaagctctttatcagtaaatttattatatatatttttgtgaactTTTATCATTTCCGTCCAATCTGTTCtaatattttgtgttatttttatggATTTGCTTCGtttcattttaagtttaatgtcaataacttttttatttgttttggaaGCAATATTTACGTTGCTATTTTCAGTTTTTGCTTTATTGCTAATGTTAAAGACATTATATTTTGTCCTCTCTTTATAGCCAACAtgatttaatctatttttattccTGCTTTTTTTATGAccatcatttaaattattatttttaaagttcgtTTTACCGCCAAcacctaattttatttttttgatgtttgtttcGTAAGCTACATCAAAGTCATCGTTTTTCTTTTTCCGTTTGTTGTAATAATCTAAGTTGTTCTTTGCGATTTTCATTTCATTTCTAGCatcaatttgatattttttgaagttcGTTTCAAAATTAGCAACGGAGccattattttgtatatttgtttcaaagctattaactaatttattgtttctaatGTTTGTAACATAACCTTTAactaaatcataatttttactttttttttcgtatCCGACGTATgagataatatttttgatgtttgcTTGATCAACAACAtcccatttattttttttgagataCGTTTTAtaacctataaaaaaaagtcatttttaaacgGTCATAgtcaataaactaaaaattgtcaTCTTTTATGTTCATTTCATTCCtacaataatttcaaaaggTGCTTACCTCTTTCATTGTCGTTTTCAGATATCCATGACATAAAATAATACGaagttacaaaaattttgcaaattagGAAAGCATAGCATGATAAAGCTGTACAAGTTAGTGTTTTTCTTAAAGTTATCTTCATTGTTATAAATCTGTTTTATTAAAGCAAACATACTAAAGTTATTACAaatgtttgtgtttttattgctatttaattttattattgtaaaattatcatATTTAGAGTTTAAAATACGatagaaatttgttaaattgttattttttcttgtttttttaattgttaatttcaTCGCCATGTGAGCACTAGCGAGACGAGGGCCAAAGAGGCTTTAGCCCCTTGGCGTAAACAATTAAAAGGACGCcaaaaaaaaagaggacttgctttttataagaagttttttcctttaaaaaaaattgtttttttactataataaagcgcttttttgcttttttgactCCTAGCGCTATTAACATCGCAACACCACCACAAGTAAATATGATTTTACTTATATGcgaaattacataaaattagttcgtttttaaaaactacGAAAGCAACAACTTTAACGACGAATCATTTATATTTCtaaacaaatatacatatatatatatatatatatatatatatatatatatatatatatatatatatatatatatatatatatatatatatatatatatatatatctatttacatttattatatacatagtatttttatttatttattattattcagtgatcaaaaaacaaaacaaatacaataaatttgtttgtatgtttacatttagataaaaaaaactgtatacctttttattaaaagaaaagtcttttccaagtttttaaatttagtctTTCTGTTTAgtttctaatatattatatacccTAAGtcttttattacataaaaaatctcTAACAACATGTTATTATAACAggataaaattaaagtatttataagatcagtatattaatttaaaaaaagatatttaaatcaCGCCAACGTTTGACCATTATGttatgatttttaatataatggtctttaacaaaactaattaactttattgttttagcATTGCTTGAAATGTAGTTATATATGCGCAAAGCATAGTAAATTACCTTGGGAGAAtcgaaatttaaacaaattcacAACTCTATACTACATTAAAAAGTAATGGTCGTTTTTATTCTGCTTTAAGTAATactttctaatatatatatacatgtatatatatatatatatatacatgtatatatatatatatatatatatatatatatatatatatatatatatatatatatatatatatatacatgtatatatatatatatatatata
This window contains:
- the LOC105848080 gene encoding glycoprotein 3-alpha-L-fucosyltransferase A isoform X3; its protein translation is MKIAKNNLDYYNKRKKKNDDFDVAYETNIKKIKLGVGGKTNFKNNNLNDGHKKSRNKNRLNHVGYKERTKYNVFNISNKAKTENSNVNIASKTNKKVIDIKLKMKRSKSIKITQNIRTDWTEMIKVHKNIYNKFTDKELQNYFAQERISNRLFENPLDTTSDFNLLKSLFPNPIEHRDRVIGQLLLKLKTNKTQIILAYDQDSVISNAKLKKCNVNRCIIKTNISELSTADVVLFESSHSLRTITKHKNNQVWILYQLESPLNSATQVANNLINWTATYRRDSVISTPYERFTPYLNVSKFPKNPLRNYALNKTKSVAWFVSNCADGNGRSILAKKLNKYIKVDVYGFCGTLKCQRSDVDCFKKLKREYKFYLSFENSNCKDYVTEKLFWNAYENDVIPVVMGAHPNEYKRIAPPHSYIHVDDFPSVKDLAKYLNFLDQNDLYYNQYFLWKNTGSFIDTKFTCRLCAMAHLAPMFPMWYSNLNSWWNKTCLVNAKIASWKNMKEIKFYAKHIKYGY
- the LOC105848080 gene encoding glycoprotein 3-alpha-L-fucosyltransferase A isoform X2, with product MKITLRKTLTCTALSCYAFLICKIFVTSYYFMSWISENDNERGYKTYLKKNKWDVVDQANIKNIISYVGYEKKSKNYDLVKGYVTNIRNNKLVNSFETNIQNNGSVANFETNFKKYQIDARNEMKIAKNNLDYYNKRKKKNDDFDVAYETNIKKIKLGVGGKTNFKNNNLNDGHKKSRNKNRLNHVGYKERTKYNVFNISNKAKTENSNVNIASKTNKKVIDIKLKMKRSKSIKITQNIRTDWTEMIKVHKNIYNKFTDKELQNYFAQERISNRLFENPLDTTSDFNLLKSLFPNPIEHRDRVIGQLLLKLKTNKTQIILAYDQDSVISNAKLKKCNVNRCIIKTNISELSTADVVLFESSHSLRTITKHKNNQVWILYQLESPLNSATQVANNLINWTATYRRDSVISTPYERFTPYLNVSKFPKNPLRNYALNKTKSVAWFVSNCADGNGRSILAKKLNKYIKVDVYGFCGTLKCQRSDVDCFKKLKREYKFYLSFENSNCKDYVTEKLFWNAYENDVIPVVMGAHPNEYKRIAPPHSYIHVDDFPSVKDLAKYLNFLDQNDLYYNQYFLWKNTGSFIDTKFTCRLCAMAHLAPMFPMWYSNLNSWWNKTCLVNAKIASWKNMKEIKFYAKHIKYGY